A genomic segment from Streptomyces sp. NBC_00237 encodes:
- a CDS encoding NADH-quinone oxidoreductase subunit D, whose product MTTPSSSPSSPSSAAARETTEGTVYTVTGGDWDEVVQSAAKADDERIVVNMGPQHPSTHGVLRLILEIDGETVTEARCGIGYLHTGIEKNLEFRNWTQGTTFVTRMDYLTPFFNETAYCLGVEKLLGITEQIPDRASIIRVLLMELNRLSSHLVCIATGGMELGATTIMIYGFRDRELILDAFELITGLRMNHAFVRPGGLAQDLPPGAMDKLAELLKTMRKNLPEYDKLATGNPIFKARMQDVGYLDLTGCMALGATGPVLRSAGLPHDLRKTDPYCGYETYDFEVPVADTCDSYGRFLIRLEEMRQSLDIVEQCLERLKKPGDVMVADKKIAWPAQLAIGADGLGNSLDHIRKIMGTSMEALIHHFKLVTEGFRVPAGQAYAAVESPKGELGVHVVSDGGTRPYRVHFRDPSFTNLQAMAAMCEGGQVADVIVAVASIDPVMGGVDR is encoded by the coding sequence GTGACCACCCCCTCTTCTTCCCCTTCTTCCCCTTCTTCCGCCGCCGCGCGCGAGACCACCGAAGGCACCGTCTACACGGTCACCGGCGGCGACTGGGACGAGGTCGTCCAGTCCGCGGCGAAGGCCGACGACGAGCGCATCGTCGTCAACATGGGCCCCCAGCACCCGTCCACGCACGGCGTGCTCCGGCTGATCCTGGAGATCGACGGCGAGACCGTCACCGAGGCCCGCTGCGGCATCGGCTACCTCCACACCGGCATCGAGAAGAACCTCGAATTCCGGAACTGGACGCAGGGCACCACCTTCGTCACGCGCATGGACTACCTGACGCCCTTCTTCAACGAGACGGCGTACTGCCTGGGCGTCGAGAAGCTGCTCGGCATCACGGAGCAGATCCCGGACCGCGCCAGCATCATCCGCGTCCTGCTGATGGAGCTCAACCGGCTCTCCTCGCACCTGGTCTGCATCGCCACCGGCGGCATGGAACTCGGCGCGACCACGATCATGATCTACGGCTTCCGGGACCGCGAACTCATCCTGGACGCCTTCGAGTTGATCACCGGCCTGCGCATGAACCACGCGTTCGTCCGCCCCGGCGGCCTCGCCCAGGACCTCCCGCCGGGAGCCATGGACAAGCTCGCCGAGCTGCTGAAGACCATGCGCAAGAACCTCCCCGAGTACGACAAGCTCGCCACCGGCAACCCCATCTTCAAGGCCCGCATGCAGGACGTCGGCTACCTCGACCTCACCGGCTGCATGGCCCTGGGAGCCACCGGCCCGGTCCTGCGCTCCGCCGGTCTCCCGCACGACCTGCGCAAGACCGACCCGTACTGCGGTTACGAGACCTACGACTTCGAGGTTCCCGTCGCCGACACCTGCGACTCCTACGGCCGGTTCCTGATCCGGCTGGAAGAGATGCGCCAGTCCCTCGACATCGTCGAGCAGTGCCTGGAGCGCCTCAAGAAGCCGGGTGACGTCATGGTCGCCGACAAGAAGATCGCCTGGCCCGCCCAGCTCGCCATCGGCGCCGACGGCCTCGGCAACTCCCTCGACCACATCCGCAAGATCATGGGCACCTCCATGGAGGCCCTGATCCACCACTTCAAGCTGGTGACCGAGGGCTTCCGGGTCCCGGCGGGCCAGGCGTACGCGGCGGTCGAGTCGCCCAAGGGCGAACTCGGGGTACACGTCGTCTCCGACGGCGGCACCCGCCCCTACCGGGTCCACTTCCGCGACCCGTCCTTCACCAACCTCCAGGCCATGGCGGCGATGTGCGAGGGCGGCCAGGTCGCCGACGTCATCGTCGCCGTCGCGTCCATCGACCCCGTGATGGGAGGCGTCGACCGATGA
- a CDS encoding NADH-quinone oxidoreductase subunit C, with translation MSERPENAANSGHSANGVPAPRDAGGEVLRTRKGMFGANDGGDTSGYGGLVRTVTFPGESSRPYGGWFDEVADELEGALEEQDLLPSHAIEKTVVDRGELTFHIAREHLLQVARTLRDDPALRFELCTGVSGVHYLEDKGRELHAVYHLRSLTHGRLIRLEVSAPDADPHVPSLVAVYPTNDWHEREAYDFFGLIFDGHPALTRIMMPDDWQGFPQRKDYPLGGIAVEYKGAQIPAPDQRRSYS, from the coding sequence GTGAGCGAGCGACCCGAGAACGCTGCGAATTCCGGTCATTCCGCGAACGGAGTGCCCGCCCCGCGCGACGCGGGCGGCGAGGTGCTCCGCACCCGCAAGGGCATGTTCGGCGCCAACGACGGCGGGGACACCAGCGGTTACGGCGGACTCGTCCGCACCGTCACCTTCCCCGGCGAATCGTCCCGCCCGTACGGCGGGTGGTTCGACGAGGTCGCCGACGAACTCGAAGGGGCGCTGGAGGAGCAGGACCTGCTCCCCTCCCACGCCATCGAGAAGACGGTCGTCGACCGCGGCGAACTCACCTTCCACATCGCGCGCGAGCACCTGCTCCAGGTCGCCCGCACCCTGCGCGACGACCCGGCGCTCCGCTTCGAGCTGTGCACCGGAGTCAGCGGCGTGCACTACCTGGAGGACAAGGGGCGCGAGCTGCACGCGGTCTACCACCTGCGCTCGCTCACCCACGGACGCCTGATCCGGCTCGAAGTCAGTGCCCCCGACGCCGACCCGCACGTCCCGTCCCTGGTCGCGGTCTACCCGACCAACGACTGGCACGAGCGCGAGGCGTACGACTTCTTCGGCCTGATCTTCGACGGCCACCCCGCCCTGACCCGGATCATGATGCCGGACGACTGGCAGGGCTTCCCGCAGCGCAAGGACTATCCCCTCGGCGGCATCGCCGTCGAGTACAAGGGCGCCCAGATCCCGGCTCCGGACCAGCGGAGGTCGTACTCGTGA
- a CDS encoding NADH-quinone oxidoreductase subunit B family protein yields MGLEEKLPSGFLLTTVEQAAGWVRKSSVFPATFGLACCAIEMMTTGAGRYDLARFGMEVFRGSPRQADLMIVAGRVSQKMAPVLRQVYDQMPNPKWVISMGVCASSGGMFNNYAIVQGVDHIVPVDIYLPGCPPRPEMLIDAILKLHQKIQSSKLGVNAEEAAREAEEAALKALPTIEMKGLLR; encoded by the coding sequence ATGGGACTCGAAGAGAAACTGCCGAGCGGATTCCTGCTCACCACCGTCGAACAGGCCGCTGGCTGGGTGCGGAAGTCCTCCGTCTTCCCCGCCACCTTCGGCCTCGCCTGCTGCGCCATCGAAATGATGACGACGGGCGCGGGCCGGTACGACCTGGCCCGCTTCGGCATGGAGGTCTTCCGCGGTTCGCCGCGGCAGGCGGACCTGATGATCGTGGCCGGGCGGGTGAGCCAGAAGATGGCGCCCGTCCTGCGACAGGTCTACGACCAGATGCCGAACCCCAAGTGGGTCATCTCCATGGGCGTCTGCGCCTCGTCGGGCGGCATGTTCAACAACTACGCCATCGTGCAGGGCGTCGACCACATCGTGCCGGTCGACATCTACCTCCCCGGCTGCCCGCCGCGCCCCGAGATGCTGATCGACGCGATCCTCAAGCTCCACCAGAAGATCCAGTCCTCCAAGCTCGGCGTGAACGCGGAAGAAGCCGCCCGCGAGGCGGAGGAGGCGGCCCTCAAGGCGCTCCCCACGATCGAGATGAAGGGGCTGCTGCGGTGA
- a CDS encoding NADH-quinone oxidoreductase subunit A — MNAYAPILVLGALGAGFAIFSVVMATLIGPKRYNRAKQEAYECGIEPTPTPAGGGRFPIKYYLTAMLFIVFDIEIVFLYPWAVSFDALGIFGLVEMLLFVLTVFVAYAYVWRRGGLEWD; from the coding sequence GTGAATGCTTACGCGCCCATCCTTGTGCTCGGCGCCCTCGGGGCAGGGTTTGCGATCTTCTCCGTGGTCATGGCCACGCTTATCGGCCCCAAGCGCTACAACCGGGCGAAGCAGGAAGCGTACGAGTGCGGCATCGAGCCCACTCCCACGCCCGCCGGCGGCGGACGCTTCCCGATCAAGTACTACCTGACGGCGATGCTGTTCATCGTCTTCGACATCGAGATCGTCTTCCTTTACCCCTGGGCGGTCTCCTTCGACGCCCTGGGGATTTTCGGGCTCGTCGAGATGCTGCTCTTCGTGCTCACCGTTTTTGTCGCGTACGCGTACGTATGGCGTCGCGGCGGCCTGGAATGGGACTGA
- a CDS encoding C40 family peptidase has protein sequence MSHTAHIPSHRKPRRSASKMALRAGVAGGVLSTIAVAGAAAPANAEPVHETTVEMPTLTDVSAKPTTTVSTAAEATQQIAFEYDRQARQEAAAETAAKDAKKAKAEADRKAEAKKKADEAREKAEKKAADEERASRSSGRSSLASYSSGSSGGGSDSSASSSKSTATGSAAAVIAFARAQIGDAYVLGSTGPNAWDCSGLTQAAFRTIGVDLPRVSQSQSTFGKQVGLGNLQPGDILYWGGAGSAYHVGIYVGGGNFVGAQNSGTGVVERPLSYDPPTGAVRVL, from the coding sequence ATGTCCCACACCGCTCACATACCCAGCCACCGGAAGCCCCGCCGCAGCGCCTCGAAGATGGCGCTCCGTGCCGGAGTTGCCGGTGGCGTCCTCAGCACCATCGCGGTGGCTGGTGCGGCTGCTCCGGCGAACGCCGAGCCGGTGCACGAGACCACGGTCGAGATGCCGACGCTCACCGACGTTTCCGCGAAGCCCACCACCACGGTCAGCACCGCCGCCGAGGCGACGCAGCAGATCGCCTTCGAGTACGACCGGCAGGCCCGCCAGGAGGCGGCCGCCGAGACCGCCGCGAAGGACGCCAAGAAGGCCAAGGCCGAGGCGGACCGCAAGGCCGAGGCCAAGAAGAAGGCCGACGAGGCGCGCGAGAAGGCCGAGAAGAAGGCTGCCGACGAGGAGCGTGCTTCGCGCTCGTCCGGCCGCTCCTCGCTCGCGTCGTACTCGTCCGGCTCGTCCGGCGGGGGCTCCGACAGCTCCGCCTCCTCCTCCAAGTCGACTGCCACTGGCAGCGCCGCCGCTGTGATCGCGTTCGCGCGGGCGCAGATCGGCGACGCGTACGTGCTGGGCAGCACCGGCCCGAACGCGTGGGACTGCTCCGGCCTGACCCAGGCCGCGTTCCGCACCATCGGCGTGGACCTGCCGCGGGTCTCGCAGAGCCAGTCGACCTTCGGCAAGCAGGTCGGGCTCGGCAACCTCCAGCCGGGCGACATCCTGTACTGGGGTGGCGCGGGCAGCGCGTACCACGTGGGGATCTACGTGGGTGGCGGGAACTTCGTCGGGGCGCAGAACTCGGGGACGGGTGTGGTGGAGCGGCCGTTGTCGTATGACCCGCCGACGGGGGCCGTGCGCGTTCTCTGA
- a CDS encoding threonine/serine dehydratase → MPHLRALPPPTPGEIKAAADRISGHVRPVTVVSASPSLSLALEFMQHTGSFKARGAMNFLLAHQEAGTLPAAGITIASGGNAGLACAWAARAHGVRATVFLPENAPPVKVARLRSYDADVRLVGQRYDEARAACADFAETSGALASHAYDHPLIAAGAGTLTAEILDRVPGGLDTIVVSVGGGGLFAGVATAALEAGVGVVAVEPENCRALDAALSAGRVVDVPVSSVAADSLGATRVSSAALEVARRPGVRSVLVPDEAIVEARQRLWTDHRLAVEHAAATAYTYTPEAGERVATVLCGANTPLSDLT, encoded by the coding sequence GTGCCGCACCTCCGTGCCCTGCCGCCCCCGACCCCCGGCGAGATCAAGGCCGCCGCCGACCGGATCTCCGGCCACGTCCGGCCCGTCACGGTGGTCAGCGCCTCCCCCTCCCTTTCCCTCGCCCTGGAATTCATGCAGCACACCGGCAGCTTCAAGGCGCGCGGCGCGATGAACTTCCTCCTCGCCCACCAGGAAGCGGGCACCCTCCCCGCCGCCGGAATCACCATCGCCTCGGGCGGCAACGCGGGCCTCGCCTGCGCGTGGGCGGCGCGGGCGCACGGGGTGCGGGCGACCGTCTTCCTCCCCGAGAACGCGCCGCCGGTGAAGGTGGCCAGGCTCCGTTCGTACGACGCGGACGTACGGCTCGTCGGGCAGCGGTACGACGAGGCCCGCGCGGCCTGCGCCGACTTCGCGGAGACCTCGGGCGCGCTGGCCTCGCACGCGTACGACCACCCGCTGATCGCGGCGGGCGCGGGGACCCTGACGGCGGAGATCCTGGACCGGGTCCCGGGCGGCCTGGACACGATCGTCGTCTCGGTCGGCGGCGGAGGGCTCTTCGCCGGGGTCGCGACTGCCGCCCTGGAGGCGGGAGTCGGGGTCGTCGCCGTCGAGCCGGAGAACTGCCGGGCCCTCGACGCGGCGCTGTCGGCGGGGCGCGTGGTGGACGTGCCGGTGTCCTCCGTCGCCGCCGACTCCCTCGGCGCGACCCGTGTCTCCTCGGCGGCCCTGGAAGTGGCCCGCCGCCCCGGCGTCCGCTCGGTCCTGGTGCCGGACGAGGCGATCGTCGAGGCCCGCCAACGGCTCTGGACCGACCACCGCCTCGCCGTCGAACACGCGGCGGCCACGGCCTACACGTACACCCCGGAGGCGGGGGAGCGGGTCGCGACCGTCCTGTGCGGCGCCAACACCCCCCTGTCCGACCTGACCTAA
- a CDS encoding TetR/AcrR family transcriptional regulator: MPRQSPSLDRATPELIAETALSIVDRDGPQALSFRSVADRLGISHATVQRRCTDVAGLLDLCTDHLAAGIPDVAPGTEWAQATEIRFRALYELLVAHPGLVALRGARPWLGPQLLARLTEPEMAGHLARGLTAAQAMATYRRMYLLTLGCATFVDHRAPQENAVRTRTALAALDPADFPALTGNVEEFLPVLTDHDVFRTALRQLIDAAG, translated from the coding sequence ATGCCGAGGCAATCTCCTTCCCTGGACCGCGCGACGCCCGAACTCATCGCGGAGACCGCCCTGTCGATCGTCGACCGGGACGGCCCGCAGGCCCTGAGCTTCCGCAGCGTCGCGGACCGGCTGGGCATCTCGCACGCGACCGTGCAGCGGCGCTGCACCGACGTCGCCGGACTGCTCGACCTCTGTACGGACCACCTGGCGGCCGGAATTCCGGACGTCGCGCCGGGCACGGAGTGGGCGCAGGCGACGGAGATCCGGTTCCGGGCGCTGTACGAGCTGCTGGTGGCGCACCCCGGGCTGGTGGCGCTGCGCGGTGCGCGGCCGTGGCTGGGACCGCAGTTGCTGGCCCGGCTGACGGAGCCGGAGATGGCGGGGCACCTGGCGCGCGGGCTGACCGCCGCCCAGGCCATGGCGACGTACCGCAGGATGTATCTGCTCACGCTGGGCTGCGCGACGTTCGTGGACCACCGGGCCCCGCAGGAGAACGCGGTCCGCACCCGGACCGCGCTGGCCGCACTGGACCCGGCGGACTTCCCGGCGCTGACGGGGAACGTGGAGGAGTTCCTGCCGGTGCTGACGGACCACGACGTCTTCCGTACGGCGTTGCGTCAGCTCATCGACGCGGCAGGCTGA
- a CDS encoding geranylgeranyl reductase family protein, protein MTEPATATPSEHSADVIVVGAGPAGSATAYYLAKSGLDVLLLEKTAFPREKVCGDGLTPRATKQLVSMGIDISEEAGWLRNKGLRIIGGGQRLQLDWPELASYPDYGLVRKRDDFDEQLARQAQKAGARLYERCNVGAPILDKRTGRITGVEAKLGEEKLPVTFHAPLVVAADGNSTRLSLAMGLHRRDDRPMGVAVRTYFTSPRHDDDYLESWLELWDRRGPQDRLLPGYGWIFGMGDGTSNVGLGILNSSKAFKELDWREVLKAWCASMPEEWGYTPENMTMPIRGAALPMAFNRQPHYTKGLLLVGDAGGMVNPFNGEGIAYAMESGQIASDVIVQAHARATPAQRELALARYPQVLKDTYGGYYTMGRAFVKLIGNPKIMKLAAERGLTHPVLMRFTLKMLANLTDPTGGDAMDRIINGLAKVAPNS, encoded by the coding sequence GTGACCGAGCCCGCGACCGCGACCCCCTCCGAACACAGCGCAGATGTGATCGTCGTCGGGGCCGGACCCGCCGGCTCCGCGACCGCGTACTACCTGGCCAAGTCCGGCCTGGACGTACTCCTCCTGGAGAAGACCGCGTTCCCCCGCGAGAAGGTCTGCGGCGACGGCCTCACCCCCCGCGCCACCAAGCAGCTCGTGTCGATGGGCATCGACATCTCCGAAGAGGCCGGATGGCTGCGGAACAAGGGGCTCCGGATCATCGGCGGCGGGCAGCGGCTCCAGTTGGACTGGCCCGAGCTCGCCTCGTACCCGGACTACGGACTCGTCCGCAAGCGCGACGACTTCGACGAGCAGCTCGCCCGCCAGGCCCAGAAGGCGGGCGCGCGGCTGTACGAGCGCTGCAACGTGGGGGCCCCGATCCTCGACAAGCGCACCGGGCGCATCACGGGTGTCGAAGCCAAGCTGGGGGAGGAGAAGCTGCCGGTCACCTTCCACGCGCCCCTCGTCGTCGCCGCCGACGGCAACTCGACGCGGCTGTCGCTCGCGATGGGGCTGCACCGCCGGGACGACCGCCCGATGGGCGTCGCGGTACGGACGTACTTCACCTCGCCCCGGCACGACGACGACTACCTGGAGTCCTGGCTGGAGCTGTGGGACCGGCGCGGCCCGCAGGACCGGCTGCTGCCCGGGTACGGCTGGATCTTCGGCATGGGCGACGGCACGTCCAACGTCGGCCTCGGCATCCTCAACTCCAGCAAGGCGTTCAAGGAGCTGGACTGGCGGGAGGTGCTCAAGGCGTGGTGCGCGTCCATGCCCGAGGAGTGGGGTTACACCCCCGAGAACATGACCATGCCCATCCGGGGCGCCGCCCTCCCCATGGCCTTCAACCGCCAGCCCCATTACACCAAGGGCCTCCTGCTGGTCGGCGACGCGGGCGGCATGGTCAACCCGTTCAACGGCGAAGGCATCGCCTATGCGATGGAGTCGGGCCAGATCGCCTCCGACGTCATCGTCCAGGCCCACGCCCGCGCCACCCCCGCCCAGCGGGAACTCGCGCTCGCCCGCTACCCGCAGGTCCTCAAGGACACGTACGGCGGCTACTACACGATGGGCCGCGCCTTCGTGAAGCTCATCGGCAACCCGAAGATCATGAAGCTCGCGGCGGAACGCGGTCTCACCCACCCCGTCCTGATGCGCTTCACGCTCAAGATGCTCGCCAACCTCACCGACCCGACGGGCGGCGACGCGATGGACCGCATCATCAACGGGCTGGCGAAGGTGGCTCCCAACTCCTGA
- a CDS encoding GNAT family N-acetyltransferase, with translation MTLTPPVAPDPSVATSRALPVVRLRVPTDEDAYAWYDVFKNQEVMEFFGGKPFGVSVYGELTARQRKHDAELGFCLWTLLDEDDRVVGFTGAQPWPHQHYGPVGEIEIGWRLGREFWGRGYVAAAAQETLRRVRAAGVREVAAMVDVRNVRSAAVAERLGMREAESFVVPGVGEAPERRGRCFRLTL, from the coding sequence ATGACCCTCACGCCACCTGTGGCTCCCGACCCGTCCGTAGCGACCTCTCGTGCTCTGCCCGTGGTGCGGCTGCGGGTGCCGACCGACGAGGACGCGTACGCCTGGTACGACGTGTTCAAGAACCAGGAGGTCATGGAGTTCTTCGGCGGCAAGCCCTTCGGGGTCTCCGTGTACGGGGAACTGACCGCGCGGCAGCGCAAGCACGACGCCGAGCTGGGCTTCTGTCTGTGGACGCTGCTGGACGAGGACGACCGGGTGGTCGGCTTCACGGGCGCGCAGCCGTGGCCGCACCAGCATTACGGTCCGGTCGGGGAGATCGAGATCGGGTGGCGGCTGGGGCGCGAGTTCTGGGGCCGGGGATACGTGGCCGCTGCCGCGCAGGAGACCTTGAGGCGCGTGCGGGCGGCCGGGGTGCGGGAGGTCGCGGCGATGGTGGACGTGCGGAACGTGCGGTCGGCGGCGGTGGCGGAGAGGCTGGGGATGCGGGAGGCGGAGAGCTTCGTGGTGCCGGGGGTGGGGGAGGCGCCGGAGAGGCGGGGGCGGTGCTTCCGGCTGACGCTTTAG
- a CDS encoding glutaminase, with protein MSAPGAGGPESGSESEFGRESELEQPVDFDFQGILRQIEADVRPQIGEGQVAAYIPALSCVDPGRFGMAIADLDGKVYGVGDWQQPFSTQSITKVFALALALAQGGDDLWEKVGREPSGNPFNSLVQLEYENGIPRNPFINAGALVVTDRLQTLTGDASSELLEFVRQESGNPDVTFDPEVAASESDNGDRNAALAHFMASYGNIANPIPALLDHYFWQCSIEMNCADLALATRFLARHGLRADGTRLLPRRLAKQINAVMMTCGTYDAAGEFAYRVGLPGKSGVGGGIVAVVPGVCTVCVWSPGLDAQGNSVAGIAALDRFTTLTGLSVF; from the coding sequence ATGAGTGCGCCGGGAGCCGGGGGGCCGGAGTCCGGGTCCGAGTCCGAGTTCGGGCGGGAGTCCGAGCTGGAGCAGCCCGTCGACTTCGACTTCCAGGGCATCCTGCGGCAGATCGAGGCCGACGTACGGCCGCAGATCGGGGAGGGGCAGGTCGCCGCGTACATCCCCGCCCTGTCGTGCGTCGATCCCGGCCGCTTCGGCATGGCCATCGCCGACCTCGACGGCAAGGTGTACGGGGTGGGGGACTGGCAGCAGCCGTTCTCCACGCAGTCCATCACCAAGGTCTTCGCGCTCGCCCTCGCGCTGGCGCAGGGGGGCGACGACCTGTGGGAGAAGGTCGGGCGGGAGCCTTCGGGCAATCCGTTCAACTCGCTGGTGCAGCTGGAGTACGAGAACGGGATCCCGCGGAATCCGTTCATCAACGCCGGTGCGCTGGTGGTGACGGACCGGCTTCAGACGCTCACCGGTGACGCGAGCAGCGAGCTCCTGGAGTTCGTACGGCAGGAGAGCGGCAATCCCGACGTCACCTTCGACCCGGAGGTCGCCGCTTCGGAGTCCGACAACGGGGACCGCAACGCGGCGCTGGCCCACTTCATGGCCTCGTACGGGAACATCGCCAATCCGATTCCGGCTCTCCTCGACCACTACTTCTGGCAGTGCTCGATCGAGATGAACTGTGCCGATCTGGCGCTGGCCACCCGCTTCCTGGCCCGGCACGGGCTGCGCGCCGACGGGACGCGACTGCTGCCGCGACGGCTCGCCAAGCAGATCAACGCGGTGATGATGACCTGCGGGACGTACGACGCGGCGGGCGAGTTCGCCTACCGGGTCGGGCTGCCCGGCAAGAGCGGTGTGGGCGGCGGCATCGTGGCCGTCGTGCCCGGGGTGTGCACGGTGTGCGTGTGGAGCCCGGGGCTCGACGCGCAGGGGAACTCGGTGGCGGGCATAGCGGCCCTGGACCGGTTCACGACGTTGACGGGACTGTCGGTCTTCTAG
- a CDS encoding demethylmenaquinone methyltransferase: MTRASLDKQPHEVASMFDGVAANYDLTNTVLSLGQDRAWRKEVARAVDARPGMKVLDLAAGTATSSLPFAATGAYVVPCDFSLGMLREGKRKHPHLPLTAGDAMRLPFKDESFDVVTNSFGLRNVVDTEAALKELFRVTKKGGRVVICEFSHPTWAPFRTVYTEYLMRALPPTARAVSSNPDAYVYLAESIRAWPDQAGLAKKLQEAGWSKVAWRNLTGGVVALHRGVRV; this comes from the coding sequence GTGACCCGAGCATCCCTGGACAAGCAGCCGCACGAAGTCGCGTCGATGTTCGACGGAGTGGCGGCGAACTACGACCTCACCAACACCGTCCTCTCCCTGGGCCAGGACCGCGCCTGGCGCAAGGAAGTGGCCAGGGCGGTGGACGCGCGCCCCGGAATGAAGGTCCTCGACCTGGCCGCCGGCACCGCCACCTCCTCCCTCCCCTTCGCCGCCACCGGCGCGTACGTGGTCCCCTGCGACTTCTCGCTGGGCATGCTCCGCGAGGGCAAGCGCAAGCACCCGCACCTGCCGCTCACCGCCGGTGACGCGATGCGGCTGCCCTTCAAGGACGAGTCCTTCGACGTCGTCACCAACTCCTTCGGGCTGCGGAACGTCGTCGACACCGAGGCCGCGCTGAAGGAGCTGTTCCGGGTGACGAAGAAGGGCGGGCGGGTGGTGATCTGCGAGTTCTCGCACCCCACCTGGGCACCGTTCAGGACCGTCTACACCGAGTACCTGATGCGGGCACTGCCGCCGACCGCCCGCGCCGTGTCCTCCAACCCCGACGCGTACGTCTACCTCGCCGAGTCCATCCGCGCCTGGCCCGACCAGGCAGGACTCGCCAAGAAGCTCCAGGAGGCGGGCTGGTCGAAGGTCGCCTGGCGCAACCTGACCGGCGGCGTCGTGGCCCTGCACCGGGGCGTGCGGGTCTGA
- the mqnC gene encoding cyclic dehypoxanthinyl futalosine synthase: MTEKADLQSVLDRAAEGGRITPEEALALYRDAPLHALGQAADAVRRRRYAGTEHIATYIIERNINYTNSCVTACKFCAFFAAPKSPDVWTRDLDDILRRCAETVELGGTQIMFQGGHHPDYGVEYYEEHFAAIKKAYPQLVIHSLGASEVEHMARISKVSTKEAIQRIHAAGLDSFAGAGAELLPARPRKAIAPLKESGERWLEIMEEAHGLGVESTSTMLMGTGETNAERIEHLSMIRDVQDRTGGFRAFIPYTYQPQNNALKGRTQATLFEYLRLIAISRIFLDNVAHIQGSWLTTGKEVGQLSLHYGADDLGSIMLEENVVSSAGAKHRSNRMEIIDLIRKAGRVPAQRATTYEHLLVHTDPANDPVDDHVVSHLSSTAIEGGTAHPELKLLASN, from the coding sequence GTGACCGAGAAGGCCGACCTCCAGTCTGTCCTTGACCGTGCCGCCGAGGGTGGCCGCATCACCCCCGAGGAAGCGCTCGCCCTGTACCGCGACGCCCCGCTGCACGCGCTCGGCCAGGCCGCCGACGCCGTGCGCCGCCGCCGCTACGCGGGCACCGAGCACATCGCGACGTACATCATCGAGCGCAACATCAACTACACGAACTCGTGCGTCACCGCGTGCAAGTTCTGCGCCTTCTTCGCCGCCCCGAAGAGCCCCGACGTGTGGACCCGCGACCTCGACGACATCCTGCGCCGCTGCGCGGAGACGGTCGAGCTGGGCGGCACCCAGATCATGTTCCAGGGCGGCCACCACCCCGACTACGGCGTCGAGTACTACGAAGAGCACTTCGCCGCGATCAAGAAGGCGTACCCGCAGCTGGTCATCCACTCCCTCGGCGCGTCCGAGGTCGAGCACATGGCCCGCATCTCGAAGGTCTCCACCAAGGAGGCCATCCAGCGCATCCACGCCGCCGGTCTCGACTCCTTCGCGGGCGCCGGCGCCGAGCTGCTCCCGGCCCGGCCCCGCAAGGCCATCGCGCCGCTCAAGGAGTCCGGCGAGCGCTGGCTGGAGATCATGGAGGAGGCGCACGGCCTGGGCGTCGAATCCACCTCCACCATGCTCATGGGCACGGGCGAGACGAACGCCGAGCGCATCGAGCACCTGAGCATGATCCGCGACGTCCAGGACCGTACGGGAGGCTTCCGCGCCTTCATTCCGTACACCTACCAGCCGCAGAACAACGCGCTGAAGGGCCGCACGCAGGCCACCCTCTTCGAGTACCTGCGCCTCATCGCGATCTCCCGGATCTTCCTCGACAACGTCGCCCACATCCAGGGCTCCTGGCTGACCACGGGCAAGGAGGTCGGCCAGCTGTCCCTGCACTACGGCGCGGACGACCTCGGCTCGATCATGCTCGAAGAGAACGTCGTCTCCTCCGCCGGAGCCAAGCACCGCTCCAACCGGATGGAGATCATCGACCTCATCCGCAAGGCCGGTCGCGTCCCCGCCCAGCGCGCCACCACCTACGAGCACCTCCTCGTGCACACCGACCCGGCGAACGACCCGGTCGACGACCACGTCGTCTCGCACCTCTCCTCCACGGCGATCGAGGGCGGCACGGCCCACCCCGAGCTGAAGCTCCTCGCGTCCAACTAG